GGTAAGTTAGACGAGACTTTCCTCTATTAGATAATCACCAAACTATTTTTAAATCTAAAACTAATTCTGGTAATACTTCTTCCCCTAATAAAAATTCAGGATTAGTTAAAATCTCTTTATCTTTCCCTTGACGATAAATTTCAATTAGACGAGTTTTTCTATTAATTAACCATCCCAATTTAACCCCATTACTCATATATTCTTCTATTTTGGTTTGAATATCTTTTAAATTATCGCTGGGTGATAATAATTCTAACACAAAATCAGGAGCAATGGGGGGGAATTTTTCTCGTTGTTCAAGAGTTAATTGATTCCATCTATCTAAACTTATCCAAGAAACATC
The genomic region above belongs to Aphanothece sacrum FPU1 and contains:
- a CDS encoding Uma2 family endonuclease; amino-acid sequence: MITYTLNLEPICQMTDEQFYQLCRRNPDINFERNAKGELIIMSPTGGETGNRNAELVVEFGIWNRQKKLGKVFDSNTCFKLPNGANRSPDVSWISLDRWNQLTLEQREKFPPIAPDFVLELLSPSDNLKDIQTKIEEYMSNGVKLGWLINRKTRLIEIYRQGKDKEILTNPEFLLGEEVLPELVLDLKIVW